In the genome of Diorhabda carinulata isolate Delta chromosome Y, icDioCari1.1, whole genome shotgun sequence, one region contains:
- the LOC130902892 gene encoding uncharacterized protein LOC130902892 has product MTTSNPKTLNWELFKLKLENIKPYDGNRNTLNKFINRCENLIETYSIYNDQDINNHVLECIQEKLIDKAEMMVGNRIELNTWFKLKEALIQCFADRRDLDCILQELTKTRPFKNENLITFGNRLQLLKNQTIQRISNNLNLGEIDKNVK; this is encoded by the coding sequence ATGACAACTTCAAATCCAAAAACCCTAAATTGGGaattatttaaactaaaattgGAAAACATAAAACCATACGACGGTAACAGAAAtactttaaacaaatttattaacagATGTGAAAATCTAATAGAGACGTATTCGATCTATAATGATCAAGATATTAATAATCATGTCTTGGAATGtatccaagaaaaattaattgacaaAGCTGAGATGATGGTAGGAAATAGGATTGAACTAAATACCTGGTTCAAACTAAAGGAAGCTTTGATACAATGCTTTGCAGATAGGCGCGATTTAGACTGCATATTGCAGGAATTAACAAAAACAAGACcgtttaaaaatgaaaacttaataACATTTGGTAACAGATTACAATTACTGAAAAATCAAACAATACAAAGAAtcagtaataatttaaatttaggtgaaattgacaaaaatgtcaaataa